ACCATAGCATTTTGAGCTTTATCAGAACACCAAGTGTTATCAGTTCTTCGCTGATGTATAGCCTTATAGTATTCAGTTAAATCAGGATAAAGCTTAGTTTTTGAATCCctctatcaatttaaaattaaaaccttGAGgtcataaaattaatataatataaaaagatatccataaattgaattaattgaTAAAATCACCATATCATATAAGACACTAGCAAATAATTTTCTTACACAGATTGAGCTGGTTGATTGTTTTGCTCGATTTGCTTTATTTTGCTCCGACATTCTCTACAAAAAATAAAGTAGGGTCATATTTACATGTAAAAATAATTCTTGCAAGTTaataacatgtataataaattaataacctTAAATTGTTCAGAACCAAAATATTCAACTAAAGATGCCCAATCTGATTCTGTAATAGCATCTAGACAATTTTGAAGCCTTTCTTCATCTGTAGCAAATTGTTTATAATGTAGATGCTTGCGATGTCTCCAATCTCTATACATATGATTGAAATTATACATCACTTCCTTTCTAAAACCATCAATCCTATTGTATTTTTCCTATGAAATAGTAAATACATACAACTAATCACTGCATTCATACAATATGATTAACAGAGCCAACAAGAAGTATATTTaatggttaaaaaaataaaaaaatatcataccATTAAATCATCCCACATCTTATCCTTATAATGCATAGGTACTTCAGCCCATTTGTTAACATTAAGTGGTGCATATTGTCGCAACACGACTCCCATTTCTGTAATAAATTCCATCAGCTCTTCACCGCCCACAGCTTGACCCAAGCACCTTGAAATTTTCACTTCGCCtttattttcctcttttctctttttcgcaTTTAGATTTGTACTAGGTCCCCTTCCTTTCTTTTTGGCCGCAACATAATGTAGAGCAAGATGAATAGAAGATAATGAAAAGTGATGTACCAACTAATTTAGATACGTACCAACTAATTAGCTATCATTACTTCAATTCCAAGCAGTAGGAATCAAGAGTAATTTCTAGAACCACCCAGCCTATGAAAGGACTGAGAAATTGACAGTATAGTTAGACtctttgttgatgatgttttgtgtgtaatttaattacaaaagcactcatcaagtttcaagagaaaacgagttagaataaagattttacgcgatcttcaGTTTTCACTTAacgtgaatagtaactcgatttttcaGAGAGGCCAATGCAtggagttggcttctggcgtgtatcggactccgttcatagcgatccaatagctcgtttcaatTGGTTCAGCCATTCTAGAACCAATGGCACTAACagattttgggtttgacgcacggattttgagaaaatctgaaaatacatgtgttATATGTATAAGTGTGTCACtttgccttttggagagagagaacaggtttcgtcgcgaatccatGACCGAACGAggcgaaacgaaatcgtaggtttgttgtctctgtcatgctgatcgcactggtacaATACGTTTGCAAATCTGACGAACGGATCTTCGGatatcgcacgttgatcgatgAGGGGTCTTAGATGGCAAAATGGTATTTTTTGCGAAAAGCACGACATTTTATATATCGTTTTGCGTGAAATAGAAGGTGGAGGTgtattcgcgcgttttactcgcgctgtgaaggACTCAGTTTAAAATTCTGAGTTTAggtggacttatttgcaaaATTGCACCATGGTATATATGGTCTTCTAGGGTTTCTTCatgctaaccctaaccctagccaccaAGCTAACTCCCAGCCACCTCCTTGCTTCcccctgccctagccgcacgCCTCCCGGCCGCAGCcgaccgagccccggccggccagcaACAGCTGCAGCCTCCCTCTTCATCTTTTTCATCTCTTCCACCACCTTTCTCTTTGTCTCTTTGGTCGAGGGTGGTACTGAGCACCCCCTCCCTTGGTCCCCTCTCTAGCGTCACCCGCGGAGTACCGGTGACCCTCCCCAccgaccgccgccgcctccgcgcgccgctgctgccgccttTGCAGCCTGCAGCCATCTAGCCCGAGCTCGGGCCGAGGTCTGTGTGCGGCTTCTcccctgcgccgccgccgcctggggTCACTCCCGCCGTCTTCCCCAGAGCCCCGGCGACCtcccccgccggtcgccgctATCGGCCGCCGACGCCTCTGTCAACCGAGCCGCCCTAGACCAGCTCGGGCCTAGGTGAACTCGCGGCTTCTCCtccgcaccgccgccgccttagTCCACCTCCGCGGCTTCCCTCCGGCCTCCTACCATCCACCGCCGTCGTCCCTGAGCTCCCAGGCCACCGCTGTGGCCACCATTGCCTTTGGACCCGAGCCCTAGCTCGTGCGGGCTTGGCTCGCTCCGCCgacgcagccgccgccgccactcctCGCCACAGGCCAAGGTGAGCATTGTGCTCCttccctcccccgcacccaccTCTGGCCCACAGGTAcgtcgccgtgccgccggaagctggacggagcaagcttgctccagCCAAACCCAGAATAAGGCTTTTCTTTGGTGGCTTGATGTTCCGAGCAACCCGAGGCTTCCCGATCTCTGTGGGAGGGAGCACGACGATCGTGACTCATTGCTGATCGTCGTGCTCACCTCaatttctgtcgggaaggcttCGTTCCGCTGTTTCAACAGTGTCGAACCTTTAGGGCCTTTTTGGTTGCTGTTTCTGGTTTGCGTATACTTTTttggcgatccgaggctgtcccgatgcctccggaggtgagcacggtgatcgacacagaccaacgatcaccgtgctcacctcactttggatcaacggcTTCCGGAATTACATTTTCGGCATGGTTTTCCCCGAGTGTGCGTTGTTCGTAGAACTTTCGGGTCGCTCCCGCCCCTCCTACAGTGAGCCGTTgggctccggatcatgagcatggcctccggtacatcgagacctatcagtacaCGTCTTGgcggaccttggaagtcctcggtttgcgtgaacaaGCCACATAATCAcccaatttaaataaaatgatagaattttatgtaaatgtagggacttttatgcatttgtgcaccttgtggctactgtgggcagtgtgtatgtgtgtgtggtgacctctggactgattgtccaaggtccgttagccttcgcggaaatcaaaagtcgatttcggtgcattTTTCGGCAAATTTACCGGtggaacgcggtttcggttcgtatttcatccgacggtgtttgTTTGCTCCGTGAGTTGTCActgagccttgtcggctggtcaccatcatcatatcgTAGGTTCGGAGAtaacgggtgagcgacggtggctTCCAgtgttgaaattgaaatttccGGAAACCCATATCCATACAATTATTCGGCGATATTGTGTAGTTGTGTAaacttgtgtttgctgccaagacgtCCAAATCGgggtgttttgtggcagcgggtgactcgtgacgcgagtcggtgagtttcgagaCACTTAGTGGgccccgacggcgtcccggtgtgattttcgggacttccagtgagttacggtgatcggttttggaaaacTGATTTTGGGGATTTGTGAGGGGTTGTGAGTTGTGTACTTTGCgttagtgggttggatactgacctggtggatcttcgtaggtccggttgactcgTTGCGTACACAAGTTTTCGGCACAttagtgacaggtgggtgcttcgagctggtagtcggtgagatcgtttcacctttCTCAAttctttcatatcagtatcgtagtctctacatgtcgatTATGTTTGGTTACCGTTTGTCCATCTATACCTTATTGACTGCATGTTGTTAGTTGTCgatagacatgtagagtagGCTTGCATATACATACTGTATCTcggtggaccttgggtccaggcaacacatcgactcctttgtcatgtgtttcgatctggttgatcatgGCTCGACGTTGTACGCCCTTATATCTATCGTGGTTTGGCGTTGTACACCCTTGTATCTGGCTTCAGCcaaggcaccggcttcagccaGCTTTCgtattgagcataccagcataatttagtcacagcactagggggtattcatgacaccgagtcggtttggccaccgaccggaggtgtacttatccggataggtcgtccagTGGGCggatgaatcaggtcggtgcagattTGTGACAGGCAgtgcttgaggtctgcggaccaacatagcaggcaccagattggATACAGTTTTGGttggttaccttgaggcatacttggcattgttttctatacagtagcagtctttattacttgcttcttatcatatctgttatagctactatAGTTCTCTTTTGTATTATAGCATTCATACTTTGTTTACCTTACCTCCTTTGGTTTttggtgattacggcttgccttcgtggctctgtcgtacccactggaaaacctTGATTgtagtttctcaccccccattttccCAGGTGATTCGGGcaaggagttggattttgggctcgacggaAGAACGCACTAACTAGACTGCAGTAGCGatcgtcaccctggttatattTTTCATTCCACACTTAGTAGTTTTTAATAatgaatggttcagttagatgatcgtTATGAATGTTTGGTTATTGTGAACTTGTTTGAGTTGGTGTTTTCATTATACATGCGATTAGAGATTTTGGATAATTGGTTTCGGATTTATGTGTTTATACAtggtggttttctaccccttgaggtagtcggttttcaaaatagagtttccgagtgggaaacaattttaaaaaggtttttgaatggttttgtgaatgattgaattagagtttaaaaacaaaattccagatggggagcacttttaaatatatgCTTGTTGTACTGTCCATTAAATCATCCAGCGCTTAAGGAGTGTTTAGTGgtatgcatcatctctaaggatcgctagctaTATGAAAATGCATGGCATGAATTGATTGTGGATTGGTAATTGTAGGTTGTAGTTGAGATCCTGATGTAgctgttggtacgccgtgcaaatacaaaggaaactctgtccgagtggacagaggaactttgtatttatggcgggtctgtatgtcacgtgggccaggttgaaaaaaaaaaggcacgtttTTCACAACTCTGATTTCTAAAATGGTAATCTTTATATAAAGGCTTTTATAATtagctccggggcgtgacaaccttCCCCAAATTCCCATTCCCACAACCACTGTAAAAAGGGTGCCCTGCGTAGTTTTCAAGAAGCAAACCAGTGTCAACAAGGCACTTTGGGAGGCTCCAAGAACTCCATATCAAGAAAGTAATGCGGGACTCACACTTTCGCTGCGAAGATGCATAGCTGAATCATGCTTGCAAAGTTTAATAAAGAGTGTGAAGTGAAAACAAATCAAAGATCATCAAgaatctatttaaaaaaaaaaaagacaaaaggcTAAGAAATTGTCGACGAAGAACGACTTCAATCTCaaactaatattattattctaaagtAGACTATAATCATTTCAAATCAGATATTTTACTTCCAAAAGAGAAAATACAGTGCAGATAGTTTAGTTCTTATTTAGATATATAAACTTCAAAAGTTGGGCCATGTAAGTCCTTAATTTATACTGATCCACACTAccattccttttttctttttgggatcAACGTTTGTTCACAAAACGTGATTGAAACATGGTTACTCAATCTGTAAgaacaaataaaccaaacgaaCCCAAGGTCCATTAGAAATAAAGAACCTTGGTATGGAGAAACAGACACTACTAGGATCAAGTTTCTACACGAAATTGATGCCGTTCAAGGATTAATTCAGCAAAGGTCTGAATCAACTTCAAGAAACGATACAGATAATTTAGAAGTCTTAGCTTGACTACTCATTTTCTTAGCTCAATCTCCATGGTTTTTAGACATTGAGAAATTCATAATTTAGTAAAGGTCTAAAACAATTTCAAGAAACcccatatataatttatctaaagaATAGATAAATTATAATCTCTAAGTATGGACATTGtgaaattcatatatatatatatatatatatctaaaaaatagATGAATTTATCTCTAAGTATTGGAGTCTCAATTTGGCTCTTGACTTAGCAAACATGACTTTCTTTGCATTAACTCTATACTTTCTTTCATTCTAATCTACACTTTGAAATAGAGATTATCATTATATGCACTTCAATCACTGTCACGTTTTGATAGGCCCAGatgtaaatttgaattgaaCGTAAGAAATTTGTAATcgaatttaataaaagaaatttatagAAGGCTTTTGGCTTGTTTAGATAAAACAGtggataaatattattttagaatatattttttttaaaaaaatgctaaattaaaATTCAGATTAGTCTTAAATGCTCATTTTACTTGATTTCTCATAAATtatatcttaatttatcttatcAATGAAAATGATTGTTTGTTTgtaaaagtttttaaatattgtCTCGCTGAAGATACTTAGAATGCcgaaatgtgaattttaattGAATGAAAtaagttataaattaaaattaaataaaggcTCGTTTTGTTCGGCTATATGGGGTAGATTAGTCTAAAAAATTAATGCTTTTAGGATAATTTAcgttttgataaaaataaaaatactgttTGAAATGTCTTTGTTTCAGTCCCAAAATATTAAGCAGAGTAAAAAGGGACTAATGAATGTAGAACTTTTGAATACTTGAACTAGCTATAAAATAGTTTATTTAACTGCCACGCCCGGggccccagcggaagcctgcccaaTGCGTGCCCGAGACCCGCCATACGCTTacaatatataaggcgtctacagcaatacaataaataaaacaaggAAACAATAACATCtagcatgatatcagagcatgaatACAACTAATCTCTAAAGAAAAGTAGGAAAATAAAACTGAACAACTATAAAAAAACCATTAAGTAGTACATACATCAAGAAAACCCacataaaagaaaactaaatacaaaatggtggtctctaaacATCGGTACATAACACCTCtcgaaccaaaaaaaataaaagagaggcGACCACCTAGCGGAATCTCCAAGCTAAGACTAGCTAGATGCAACCCCCTTACCGCGATCTCTAGCCTCTCCCGGGGTGGATGgctttgtaaataaaaatatcaacaaaatgagaatgagaactattagtcaatagttcccagtgggtaagccaccGACATCaacgaaatacaccactaggtcatggAAGCATGAGTAGTATATAGATATAACAGAATGAACGACATGAATATTGAGCAAGTAATAAGTTTActacactactatgcctctacttagcatgatgtTTCACAATTATTAAggctattctatcatgaatgaCATGTCCAACAAATATGCACTATCTAGTAGCAATGtacacattttattttaatcatcATTGTTCAATTCCAACTGGGatctacacaagtgtagtctggcttgcgccgtgcctgatggctccgtggtagtcaacattcctcctctagaaatgagcctcccctacggcatcccatttcgttgcccaattccgcacgggcgagcatgtgtcgcgtaggctaactccggagtgccggcttgtagggagcgaccctcacaagcatgtgcgaatgagcataatGGCAAACATGATCATCCATATCGAGtcctcggtcatcatgtctaaaacatggtacaAGTACTAGAGACCCAACGGTCGATCTCTTTGTCATAATGTAAAAGTTCAATCATTTACTAAGTCAAGGCTAAAATACCttgaatggctaaaaactctCCCAAAGTTCCAATAAAGGCTAAAATACTTCAATTCCAACCTAAAAGGAAGTATTGAAACCAACAATTTAGCCTCATAGGCTCCAACAAGAAAATCCCTAAAAAAAATCCTAGTTTCTCCATACTAGGTTAAACTCTCAAAAATCTTTCCAAAACACAATCCAATATAGCAAAGTTGCTACTAATCTCTCataaagctccaaaccaagctagaaaggtgctagggttggagatcttTCCTCAACATAgctcttgtcacgccccgggacccggcataggcccgcccggtgcgtgcccagacccgccatatgccagcacatataaggcgtctacaacaatagcgataagtgaacaagaaaaaaagagtatctatagatatcagagcaagtatacagctAAGTTCTATCGACAAGTAGAATCAAAGGTAACTAAACCACTAAGGTAAAGCATAAGTTAAAACAttataaatctcaagatacatataaggggtggtctctacaaaaagGTATaaatctctcaacctctccaaaaagaaataaaagagaggtggaccacctatcgacaagtccctcgctagctagcccgaggcgataccttTCCCatgatcccgagcctctcccggcgtggaaggctctgaaagaaatcataaaacagggggcgtgagaactataatttatagttcccagtgggcaattactgacctgagcaaaatgcaccactaagCGCAAAAGTATAAGTAGATAAAAGAACTACTAGTAAGCTGCGATATGTAAAGCATGTAATGAAATGCTAATCTACAATGTCATAAATATACATGATGTCAATATagtgtacatctattctatcatagtCTGAAATGCTAATACATGACTAGTATGCTCCAACATGGCAAACAAGTATgctataatgcaataagcaatactatcaaatacactacatgtccaaatgtccgataatccaactactatgaactgtctagtagtgattattacttatatgactccgtgtcgatttccatttccaattaaggacctacacaaggtagtccggcttgtgccgcctaagtgcccgtggtagctccagcattcccactcgaagaatgagtctatcccgccaggcccccgtaggcttctcaatacctcacgagcgatcataagtcgcgtaagctaactccggagtgccggcttgtagggagcgaccctcacaagcatgtgcgaatgagcacaaatggcaagcaagcatagtcatcgtctcaagaacccgatcatcat
This genomic interval from Ananas comosus cultivar F153 linkage group 8, ASM154086v1, whole genome shotgun sequence contains the following:
- the LOC109714403 gene encoding uncharacterized protein LOC109714403 isoform X2, yielding MEFITEMGVVLRQYAPLNVNKWAEVPMHYKDKMWDDLMRMSEQNKANRAKQSTSSICVYKRGDDNIYIFVPPCSQHIYFLCKGASSSVPT
- the LOC109714403 gene encoding uncharacterized protein LOC109714403 isoform X1; the protein is MEFITEMGVVLRQYAPLNVNKWAEVPMHYKDKMWDDLMRMSEQNKANRAKQSTSSICVYKRGDDNIYIFVPPCSQHIYFLCKGDSFVGCSWIWRILLHLGC